In Arthrobacter sp. MN05-02, the genomic stretch GTTGAACGCCTGGGTCGAGAAACCCAGCACCCGGCAGGCCACCGCGACAGGGATACCATCAGCGGCAAGATCACGGACCAGCGGGTACGTCATTTTGGGGGCAGCTCACGGGCGAAGAACGCTGCAGCCCGACGCAAAATCTCGTTCTCCTGCTCAAGCAACCGGTTGCGTTTCCTGAGCTCGCGGAGCTCGGCTGCGTCGGCTTGCGTCACTCCCGGTCGCACCCCGTCCTCGACGTCGGCGCGCTTCAGCCAGTTGTTCCGGGTGCCCTCACTGATCCCGAAATCCTTCGCGATCTGAGCCAGTGGGGCTTCGTGTTTCCGTGCGACGGACACGACGTCACGGCGGAACTTCTCCGGATACGGCTTTGCCATGATGGCCATCCTTCCAGGAGGACACAATCCTCACAGGCTAGATGAAATCCGAACCCTCAGCAGTCCTGGAAGCTGCATAGAGTCACGCTGGCAGGCGTTACGCGACGGCATCAGCAGTAGCGCAATAGTTGCTGAGGGTACAGTTTGTGTTCAAAGTTGTTTATGAGTAGGAGATCGTCGTTGGGGCCGTTCGATGACCGCGATATCGTCAGCGGCCATGTGCCGGGTGGCACGAACACCAGCCATACGGTTGCCATCGGTCATTTGACCTCACTGCTCTCTGCTGTGCCCAAAGCCTCTGGTCTGGCGGACTACGAGACGGCGGCCGTCGAACACAACGTTCTCGGGCGCGCTACTACGGAGGGGCGCCGGCGGACGTTCCGATACCTGCGCGAACTGTACCTTCTGGATCCCAGTCGAGTGATGTTTCGCGCGATGCGTGATTTGTGGGATGAAGACGAGCAGTCACAGCCGCTCCTGGCCGGCTTATCAGCCATGGCACGGGACAGCGTCTTCCGAGCCTCTGCTGCGGGACTGCTCGCGCTGGGTGAGGGAACGGAAGCGACCGCTGGGATGCTCACAGGGTTCGTGCAAGCCGCATTCCCCAACGCATACAACGAAGGGACAGCGGCCAAAATCGGTCGGAACACGGCGTCGTCATGGACACAAACCGGGCATCTGCGCGGCAGGGCAAAAAAAACCCGCCAAGCTGTCGAACCCCGTCCCGCTGCTCTGGCGTTCGCCCTCCTCCTTGGCCATTTGGAAGGAGCCAGAGGACAGTCACTCTACAACACGCAGTGGACAGCTTTTTTTGACGTTGGCGTGCGCGAAATCGAGGCCATGGCAGGAGTCGCCGGCCAGCGTGGGTATATTGAGCTACGCTCCGGGGGCGGGATTGTTGAAATCGGTTTCCGGCACCTTTTGAGACCCATGGAGGATCTAGCCAATGAGTGACATCGACGCCCTTGTTGGTGCATATGAAAGATTTGTGACTCTGCCCTGGTCGCGGAACCTGGCGCCGGCGCAGCGAGTCTGGATGGTCGTTTATCCCCCAAATGACGAGCGCCGCTTGCGGGCACGGATCGCTGCGTTTGCCGTTGCTACCGCAAAGGCCCATAAGGCTTGGTCCGTAGCAGATGTGACCAACAGTTTTGGAGACTGGATAGGGCGGAACCCCTATCGGGAGACCTACTTCAAAGGCCCTGACAGACTTTCGGCGGCAGCGCTCCGGGACTTCGAAAGAGACCTCGTTGCCCAGGCGCGCACATCATTGGGCGGCACCGCCAACGACAGCGATACGGTGGTCGCCATCCTTGGCGTGGGATCTTTGTTCCCTTTTACAAAAGTCAGCAAGTTCATCGAAGACCTCGCCCCAGAGGTGGCGGGGCGTCTGGTCGTCTTTTTCCCCGGTGAACGGGACGGCTCCAATTACCGGTTACTTGAAGCTCGAGATGGATGGAATTACCTCGCCACACCGATCACTGCAACAGAGGACATGTCGTGATGCTGAACAAAGAAATTTTCGTCGAGGATCCCACCAAGAAGAGCATCCCTAACCTTGGGGTGGCAAAGGTTGGGGAACCTACGGACGACGCCGGCTGGGCCGTCCTGGAGTACGAGCTGAAGAGCTTCGTCTGCGAGGGTGCGTATGCGCAGGGCCTGGACCGCATCCTGTCGTCATACGTCGCGCAGGGAGGATCTTCACAACCGGCAGCCTGGGTCAGCGGGTTCTACGGGAGTGGCAAGTCACATCTCGTAAGGGTTCTGGAGTACCTA encodes the following:
- a CDS encoding transposase, with translation MAKPYPEKFRRDVVSVARKHEAPLAQIAKDFGISEGTRNNWLKRADVEDGVRPGVTQADAAELRELRKRNRLLEQENEILRRAAAFFARELPPK